In a single window of the Necator americanus strain Aroian chromosome X, whole genome shotgun sequence genome:
- a CDS encoding hypothetical protein (NECATOR_CHRX.G22496.T1) — MRDRPGVSTENYTIYCGDADENKVGGSAIVMKNDYNNLVEEFGSKSSRCAFVRLRDRRRLKRWIVSAHAPTETAEDNSEDAFYDELNALMSKIPSHQVIIVGIDANAMMGLE; from the coding sequence ATGAGAGATAGGCCCGGCGTCAGCaccgaaaattacaccatatactgcggcgatgctgatgagaacaaagtggGTGGCTCCGCGATAGTTATGaagaacgattacaacaacctggtggaggaatttggctcaaagtcgtctagatgcgcgtttgtacgactgcgggatcgcagaagACTTAAACGCTGGATTGtgagtgctcacgcacctacggaaaccgctgaggacaacagtgaggacgccttctatgatgaacttaatgcgttgatgtctaaaataccaagccatcAGGTgatcattgtcggaatcgacgcaaatgcgatgATGGGACTCGAATAA
- a CDS encoding hypothetical protein (NECATOR_CHRX.G22493.T1) yields the protein MTRGRYQHLASPSKVTEVNRLRFFGHILGRLADRLVQRVLKILSGSSWKKPPGRKRKLWTGVIKEELRTLGVDRMFRQDVMFRRKWNSDEWIDSMQAPTKDREA from the coding sequence atgacacgtggaagataccAACATCTTGCATCACCATCGAAAGTGACtgaagtaaatcgtcttcgcttctttggtcatatattaggGAGActggcagatcgccttgttcaacgagttctgaagattttgtcgggttcgagctggaagaagccacctggccgaaaacggaagttatgGACTGGGGTGATCAAAGAGGaactgaggacactcggcgttgATAGGATGTTCAGGCAAGACGTAATGTTTCGCAGAAAATGGAATAGCgatgaatggattgattctatGCAAGCTCCCACAAAAGATCGAGAAGCTTga
- a CDS encoding hypothetical protein (NECATOR_CHRX.G22496.T2) — MESLTTTIRFVMLNCRKLSSELHQATLSRLLRYLCVLFAALQETHMRDRPGVSTENYTIYCGDADENKVGGSAIVMKNDYNNLVEEFGSKSSRCAFVRLRDRRRLKRWIVSAHAPTETAEDNSEDAFYDELNALMSKIPSHQVIIVGIDANAMMGLE; from the coding sequence ATGGAATCTTTGACAActaccattcgtttcgtcatgctgaactgccgaaaactatcgagtgaactccatcAAGCCACCCTGTCTAGGCTTCTTCGATATCTTTGTGTGCtctttgctgcactgcaggaaacgcACATGAGAGATAGGCCCGGCGTCAGCaccgaaaattacaccatatactgcggcgatgctgatgagaacaaagtggGTGGCTCCGCGATAGTTATGaagaacgattacaacaacctggtggaggaatttggctcaaagtcgtctagatgcgcgtttgtacgactgcgggatcgcagaagACTTAAACGCTGGATTGtgagtgctcacgcacctacggaaaccgctgaggacaacagtgaggacgccttctatgatgaacttaatgcgttgatgtctaaaataccaagccatcAGGTgatcattgtcggaatcgacgcaaatgcgatgATGGGACTCGAATAA
- a CDS encoding hypothetical protein (NECATOR_CHRX.G22494.T2): MQLMQLAILDFEAAFDSPHRGRLLNALRADVVPGKFVRLLDDMNQRTTAAVRIPTECTTPLEVVTGVRQGAMAGLFLFNFAIDAIMRRTVDQCPADIILAPSVRPLTDLEYADDVVIFVESSMKL; this comes from the coding sequence ATGCAATTAATGCAATTAGCcattctggactttgaagccgctttcgactctcctcatcgaggccgtcttctcaacgcgctccgcgccgatgtagtaccaggaaagttcgttcgcttgcttgatgacatgaatcaacgaacaactgctgcagttcgaataCCAACCgaatgtacaacaccgttagaggtggtaactggagtaagacaaggagcAATGGCAGGactcttcctgttcaatttcgccatcgacgccattatgcgaagaacagtagatcagtgtcctgccgatatcattctagcaccatcagtACGCCctttgaccgatctcgagtacgctgacgatgttgttatattcgtggAAAGCAGTATGAAACTTTAG
- a CDS encoding hypothetical protein (NECATOR_CHRX.G22494.T1), with protein MQLAILDFEAAFDSPHRGRLLNALRADVVPGKFVRLLDDMNQRTTAAVRIPTECTTPLEVVTGVRQGAMAGLFLFNFAIDAIMRRTVDQCPADIILAPSVRPLTDLEYADDVVIFVESSMKL; from the coding sequence ATGCAATTAGCcattctggactttgaagccgctttcgactctcctcatcgaggccgtcttctcaacgcgctccgcgccgatgtagtaccaggaaagttcgttcgcttgcttgatgacatgaatcaacgaacaactgctgcagttcgaataCCAACCgaatgtacaacaccgttagaggtggtaactggagtaagacaaggagcAATGGCAGGactcttcctgttcaatttcgccatcgacgccattatgcgaagaacagtagatcagtgtcctgccgatatcattctagcaccatcagtACGCCctttgaccgatctcgagtacgctgacgatgttgttatattcgtggAAAGCAGTATGAAACTTTAG
- a CDS encoding hypothetical protein (NECATOR_CHRX.G22495.T1), with protein sequence MAGLKNEECRTKFRQRVSIHVEVRTRKKLSDADSFTTSTKKGVLEGSCVVNCNKAAITSESRDRRSLKSGKMKRCSVLDTANGVAVGEAPLPIWRDHFKTLLNREAPCVPEREHIKRAANPAVNEEPPTSRRFWTREMKKIIHSIWIDERIPDSWRHAITIPLHKKLSITDPTNYRGISLLRVICKVLERIIREQLIKHLEETKRDEQAGFRPG encoded by the exons atggcaggtctgaaaaacgaagaatgcagaacgaaattccgccaacgtgtgtctattcatgttgaagtacggaccaggaagaagcttagcgatgcggattccttcacaactTCAACCAAGAAaggcgtcttagaaggaagttgcgtcgtcaactgcaacaaggcTGCGATAACGAGTGAAAGTCGAGaccgaaggagtttgaaaag cggcaaaatgaagagatgttCTGTCCTtgacactgccaatggagtcgctgtcggtgaagcaccCCTTCCGATTTGGAGGGATCATTttaagaccttgctgaaccgagAAGCGCCATGTGTCCCTGAACGCGAGCATATTAAACGAGCAGCGAACCCAGCGGTCAACGAGGAACCACCCACGAGTCgtaggttctg GACTCGTGAGATGAAAAAGATTATccattcaatatggatagacgaaaggatacctgactcgtggagacacgctatcacaATCCCTCtacacaagaagttatccatcACGGACCCTacgaattatcgaggaatctctttgctgcgtgttatatgcaaggtattggagcggattatccggGAACAACTCATTAAACATCTCGAAGAAACAAAGCgagacgagcaagctggcttccGTCCTGGCTGA